A genomic stretch from Candidatus Kryptonium sp. includes:
- a CDS encoding T9SS type A sorting domain-containing protein translates to MSLPVLLFTQTEEWVYKKSIVFPATDTAYVRPFLCAVDASGNLWVISSKATDTSAHNALWKAGPNDDVFTLVYNYTARFDTTNVHSLRGITTIQNDVLVVFRQPAAINPAGVSGLDYFKNGNPQQRVRYGFGFGQAGYGTFVFGLSATKDSFVYAGTTYQAGNPGPTPRVYNFTSRTITNSSGSADPGVYVPPPFYASCPGGYSAAGADVIRDIAVIPNGDYNNPNTPFYTSRNSSEDNPTAGNVAVWTGGTQIEPKNYRGQALTDFAGFLALGRFVPSGIYVDKKGRLWVCRPDSGFQTVKAFEVAGNFAMEVLTLEGAPFVAPCDVALSPDESRVYVIDMFARRAFVFEKVTSIAEKSNVPETFYLHQNYPNPFNSSTAIIYEIPRDGFVRINIYNSLGQKLTSLVNSIQSAGKHIASFNAEGLPSGVYYYQLEFDNFKSSIKKMVLIK, encoded by the coding sequence TTGTCCCTACCAGTTCTTCTTTTCACTCAAACTGAAGAATGGGTATACAAAAAATCAATTGTTTTTCCTGCAACCGATACTGCATATGTTAGACCATTCTTGTGCGCGGTTGATGCTAGTGGGAATTTGTGGGTTATTTCTTCAAAAGCAACTGATACATCAGCTCACAATGCTTTGTGGAAAGCTGGACCGAATGACGATGTTTTTACACTTGTTTATAATTATACCGCAAGATTTGATACAACAAATGTGCATTCGCTTCGGGGTATAACGACAATTCAAAATGATGTTTTGGTGGTTTTCAGACAACCAGCTGCAATAAATCCTGCGGGTGTTTCAGGTCTTGATTATTTTAAAAATGGAAACCCACAACAAAGAGTAAGATATGGTTTCGGTTTTGGGCAAGCTGGATATGGAACTTTTGTTTTTGGTTTAAGTGCTACAAAAGATAGTTTTGTTTATGCCGGAACTACTTATCAAGCGGGAAATCCTGGTCCAACACCCAGAGTTTATAATTTTACAAGTAGAACGATTACAAATTCGTCTGGAAGCGCTGATCCAGGTGTTTATGTTCCGCCACCATTTTATGCAAGTTGTCCAGGTGGGTATAGCGCAGCTGGTGCTGATGTCATTCGTGATATTGCTGTTATTCCAAATGGGGATTATAATAATCCAAACACTCCATTTTACACATCAAGAAATAGCTCTGAAGATAATCCAACCGCTGGAAATGTGGCCGTATGGACTGGCGGAACTCAAATTGAACCAAAGAACTACAGAGGTCAAGCTTTGACAGATTTTGCTGGATTCCTTGCTCTCGGAAGATTTGTACCATCTGGAATTTATGTTGATAAAAAGGGAAGATTATGGGTTTGCAGACCTGATTCTGGATTTCAAACTGTTAAGGCATTTGAGGTCGCTGGGAACTTCGCTATGGAAGTTTTAACTCTTGAAGGGGCGCCGTTCGTGGCACCATGTGATGTCGCTTTAAGTCCTGATGAATCGCGAGTTTATGTAATTGATATGTTTGCAAGAAGAGCTTTTGTATTTGAGAAAGTGACAAGCATCGCTGAAAAGAGCAATGTTCCAGAAACTTTTTATCTTCACCAAAACTATCCAAATCCTTTTAATTCGTCAACGGCGATCATTTACGAAATCCCAAGAGATGGTTTCGTTAGAATAAACATTTATAACTCGCTTGGTCAAAAGTTGACATCACTTGTTAATTCAATTCAAAGCGCTGGAAAACACATCGCAAGCTTTAATGCAGAGGGTTTGCCAAGCGGTGTTTATTACTATCAACTTGAGTTTGATAATTTCAAATCCTCAATTAAGAAAATGGTTTTGATAAAATAA
- a CDS encoding TonB-dependent receptor — MKFAKALFLIFISLSVSFAQTPKGKIFGKVIDKTTGEPLPGANVLIEGTTMGAAANFDGEYFIINVPPGRYNLIASMVGYKKMIVKDVAVYVDRTTTVNFQLEPTAIEVEPVVVEAKRPVIEKDKTSTSVNIESREIESAPIEGLKQILELTAGIIQNPNGTFSVRGGGSYELNFMINGVEQITTNTGVPGYSFAWDKSNNSWKYDYNPLAVAQMEIISGGFSAEYGNAQSGVVKVVTKEGGTRLSGEFRFEYRPPGQYHWGPYLYGPETVEWKKWGTIERWKMAYPDSSDTWIYKMWRKWVENHSPNPDGGPNPLGVYDYRKLSYRRFLLGFGGPLGSSPEALRFFISAEYREKPTRIPTIERVQIYQNYTLTLSWNPVPKHKFKLMGLYQYYRGGLFSGSDDIRWAGRDGAWKYVLVTDSPRDEITNTQSFTWTYAINPQSFFELTAYHSRERYIVLVLPVPQRPSYLRDDVWSIPPGPWDEGYRTVYSFTTLYGQDARTDAWSIYGDYTNQITPRFQIKAGFKFNYWDTYYSAVSSFAANAFISRTGYAEYYKAFPYYVAGYIQSRFEYEGMVANIGVRVDGYNFNTEIPYNRFNPFYPALGAESIGDPRTKQTKGHTRISPRFGISFPIAENTAFRLQYGHFYSMPTFKEALMRTTELGWIAYGNGNLGPKQTISYEFGLQHSYRNTHRIDIVAYYNDRVRQVGPLYIYAPSAGIRRNKRYLTYENNSYGASKGIEITIDKVAPGRWGYRLTYSLSRTTFGYYGPRALWSDDPNDPRNYQERNQANDFLSYDDRTHTFRALVSYAIEKGGGIEIFGIKPFSDLVVSLTYTAQSGTPFTYVTSYDEFKDVVNNRRYPLEAKFDLNLTKRIYFGKQNILVGIRVMNLFNNKWLTPFSSQDDLRDWVERNITPDMLKPGEDPLNPRASYKFNYFTTYRNVPREIYFTIGLGF; from the coding sequence ATGAAGTTCGCAAAAGCATTATTTTTGATTTTCATTTCTTTATCTGTTTCATTTGCTCAAACTCCGAAGGGGAAAATTTTTGGCAAGGTCATTGATAAAACTACAGGGGAACCGCTTCCCGGAGCGAATGTCCTGATAGAAGGGACAACCATGGGAGCTGCTGCGAATTTTGATGGTGAATACTTCATCATAAATGTGCCACCAGGCAGATATAATCTCATAGCAAGTATGGTTGGGTATAAAAAAATGATCGTTAAAGATGTAGCTGTATATGTTGATAGAACAACAACGGTAAATTTTCAACTTGAGCCTACAGCAATTGAGGTTGAGCCAGTGGTAGTTGAAGCCAAGAGACCAGTTATAGAGAAAGATAAAACTTCTACATCGGTGAACATAGAATCAAGAGAAATTGAAAGCGCTCCGATTGAGGGGTTAAAGCAAATTCTTGAGTTAACAGCTGGAATTATACAAAATCCAAATGGCACTTTCAGCGTTCGCGGCGGTGGTTCTTATGAATTAAATTTCATGATAAATGGCGTTGAGCAAATAACAACTAACACCGGTGTTCCAGGTTATAGCTTCGCATGGGATAAATCAAACAACTCTTGGAAGTATGATTACAATCCACTTGCAGTTGCACAAATGGAAATAATTTCAGGAGGTTTTAGCGCTGAATATGGCAATGCTCAATCTGGTGTTGTTAAAGTTGTAACTAAAGAAGGAGGAACGAGATTGTCTGGCGAGTTCCGCTTTGAATATAGACCGCCTGGTCAGTATCATTGGGGACCGTATCTATACGGTCCTGAAACTGTTGAATGGAAAAAGTGGGGGACTATTGAAAGATGGAAAATGGCATATCCTGATTCCTCCGATACTTGGATTTATAAGATGTGGCGAAAGTGGGTTGAAAATCATTCACCTAACCCGGATGGAGGACCAAACCCGCTTGGAGTTTATGATTATAGAAAACTTTCGTATAGAAGATTTTTACTTGGTTTCGGCGGTCCACTTGGCTCAAGCCCAGAAGCATTGAGATTTTTTATCTCCGCTGAATATAGAGAAAAACCAACAAGAATTCCAACGATTGAAAGAGTTCAAATTTATCAAAATTATACCTTAACTTTATCTTGGAATCCTGTGCCAAAGCATAAATTTAAGTTGATGGGTTTGTATCAGTATTATCGTGGAGGTTTGTTTTCTGGGTCGGATGATATTCGTTGGGCTGGGAGAGATGGGGCTTGGAAATATGTGCTTGTGACAGATTCACCAAGAGATGAGATAACAAATACTCAAAGCTTCACTTGGACATATGCGATAAATCCGCAATCATTTTTTGAATTGACTGCTTATCATTCAAGAGAAAGATATATAGTTCTCGTTTTGCCAGTTCCACAAAGACCAAGTTATTTAAGAGATGATGTTTGGTCTATTCCGCCTGGACCTTGGGATGAAGGATATAGAACTGTTTATTCATTCACTACTCTCTACGGTCAGGATGCTAGAACCGATGCTTGGAGCATATATGGCGATTACACAAATCAAATAACACCAAGATTTCAGATAAAAGCCGGATTTAAGTTCAATTACTGGGATACATATTACAGTGCCGTTTCAAGCTTCGCAGCAAATGCATTTATTTCAAGAACTGGATATGCGGAGTATTACAAGGCGTTTCCATATTATGTTGCTGGTTATATTCAAAGTAGGTTTGAATATGAGGGAATGGTCGCGAACATAGGCGTTAGAGTTGATGGGTATAATTTTAATACGGAAATTCCGTATAATAGATTTAATCCATTTTATCCCGCTCTTGGAGCTGAATCAATAGGCGACCCGCGAACCAAACAAACAAAGGGTCATACAAGGATCTCTCCAAGGTTTGGAATTTCATTTCCGATCGCTGAAAACACGGCTTTTAGGTTACAATATGGACATTTTTATTCAATGCCTACATTTAAAGAAGCATTGATGAGAACAACAGAGCTCGGGTGGATTGCTTATGGTAATGGTAATTTGGGACCAAAGCAAACTATAAGTTATGAATTTGGTCTTCAACATAGTTATAGGAATACGCATAGAATTGATATAGTTGCGTATTATAACGACAGGGTTAGACAAGTTGGACCTCTATACATTTATGCTCCAAGTGCTGGAATTAGAAGAAATAAACGATATCTCACATATGAAAACAACTCTTATGGTGCATCCAAAGGAATTGAAATCACAATTGATAAAGTAGCTCCGGGACGATGGGGTTACAGATTAACTTACAGTTTATCAAGGACAACCTTCGGATACTACGGACCGCGAGCTCTGTGGTCGGACGATCCAAATGATCCGAGAAATTATCAGGAAAGAAATCAAGCTAATGACTTTTTATCTTACGATGACAGAACTCATACATTTAGAGCCCTTGTAAGTTATGCTATTGAAAAAGGCGGTGGGATTGAAATTTTCGGCATCAAGCCGTTTTCGGATTTAGTTGTTAGTTTGACATACACAGCGCAAAGCGGAACACCATTTACCTATGTAACAAGTTATGATGAATTTAAAGATGTCGTTAATAACCGTCGTTATCCGCTTGAGGCGAAATTTGATCTCAACTTAACAAAACGAATCTACTTTGGTAAACAGAATATTCTTGTTGGAATTAGAGTGATGAATTTGTTTAATAACAAATGGTTAACACCGTTTTCATCTCAGGATGATTTAAGAGATTGGGTTGAGAGAAATATAACACCTGATATGCTAAAGCCAGGTGAAGATCCTCTAAATCCAAGGGCAAGCTATAAGTTCAATTATTTCACCACATATCGCAATGTTCCAAGGGAGATCTACTTTACAATAGGTCTTGGTTTTTAA
- a CDS encoding PorV/PorQ family protein codes for MKKVLLFLCLSLNLVFSQTFKKVGTTGYVFLEIPVSTRASGVGDAGVALFHTSADAIFINPALTGFTTKKQSLNFTFANWLADVKQMASAYTIKLGNAGVFGIGLVHFDFGTMQGTVNANPDQPGNYIITETFSADALAFGISYSKMLTDRFSFGGFVKYVREKIWVYKSENFVFDVGVLYFTGFRSLRIAGAIQNFGVDSKYIGDSFKMPVMFKLGIAGEIIGEYNQPTKLSLMIEALHPSDSPEKLNLGIEYSYKNFLSLRGGYKLNYDEENFTLGLGLNGSSARIPVNLDFSYLNFNRLGSVVRVGVGIEF; via the coding sequence ATGAAAAAAGTTTTGCTATTTTTGTGTCTATCTCTAAACCTTGTCTTTTCGCAGACATTTAAAAAAGTTGGTACAACTGGTTATGTTTTTCTTGAAATTCCAGTAAGCACAAGAGCAAGCGGGGTTGGTGACGCAGGTGTCGCTTTGTTTCATACAAGTGCGGATGCAATTTTTATAAATCCAGCTCTTACTGGATTTACAACAAAAAAACAATCCCTTAATTTCACATTTGCAAATTGGCTTGCAGATGTAAAGCAAATGGCATCAGCTTATACGATAAAACTTGGCAATGCTGGCGTTTTTGGAATTGGACTTGTTCATTTTGATTTTGGAACTATGCAAGGAACTGTTAACGCTAATCCAGATCAACCTGGAAATTATATTATAACTGAAACTTTTTCAGCTGATGCCCTTGCTTTTGGAATATCATATTCTAAAATGTTAACCGATAGATTCTCATTTGGCGGTTTTGTTAAGTATGTTAGAGAAAAAATTTGGGTCTATAAATCCGAAAATTTCGTTTTTGATGTCGGGGTTCTATACTTCACTGGCTTTAGAAGCTTAAGGATAGCAGGAGCAATTCAAAATTTCGGCGTTGATAGTAAATATATCGGTGACTCTTTTAAGATGCCAGTGATGTTTAAACTTGGGATCGCTGGTGAAATTATAGGTGAATATAATCAACCAACTAAACTTTCATTAATGATAGAAGCTTTGCATCCAAGTGATTCGCCTGAGAAATTGAACCTCGGAATTGAATATTCATATAAGAATTTTTTGAGTTTGAGGGGTGGATATAAACTTAACTATGATGAAGAAAACTTTACGCTTGGTTTGGGTTTAAATGGCTCAAGCGCACGAATACCAGTCAACCTTGACTTTTCATATCTTAACTTCAATCGCCTTGGCTCGGTTGTTAGAGTTGGGGTTGGAATTGAGTTTTGA
- a CDS encoding fumarylacetoacetate hydrolase family protein, whose product MKVLSLRTEKENFIGIIYDESGRILNLTDALPLYQKLKNQIDDFPHIKTVTELFREQLFNIDLFKRVIDFVEKHNLMEYLFVKESFKYNAPVEFPPKFICLAKNYEEHAKEFGSTPPSEEPVIFAKSGTSVIGHLETIYIPTNVGRIDHEVELAIVIGKRGKRIKKENAWSHIAGYTIVIDVTARDIQRKDVQAQHPWFRSKSFDYFAPMGPWIVTADEIQPPIELDIKLWVNDELRQNSNTKNMIFDIPTIIESISKYMTLYPGDVISTGTPEGVGPIKPGDKIIAQIQKIGELVNYVEADIE is encoded by the coding sequence ATGAAAGTTCTTTCACTGCGAACTGAAAAGGAAAATTTCATCGGAATCATTTACGACGAGAGCGGGCGAATTCTAAATCTAACAGACGCGCTTCCACTTTATCAAAAACTTAAAAATCAAATTGACGATTTCCCACATATAAAAACTGTAACCGAGCTTTTCAGGGAACAGCTGTTTAACATTGATCTTTTCAAAAGGGTCATTGACTTCGTTGAAAAGCATAATCTAATGGAATATCTTTTTGTGAAAGAATCATTCAAATATAACGCTCCCGTTGAGTTTCCACCGAAATTTATCTGTTTAGCTAAAAACTACGAAGAACACGCGAAGGAATTCGGTTCAACACCACCTTCCGAAGAACCAGTGATTTTCGCTAAAAGTGGAACATCTGTCATAGGACATCTTGAAACGATCTATATCCCAACTAATGTCGGAAGAATTGATCACGAGGTTGAACTTGCAATTGTGATAGGTAAAAGAGGAAAAAGAATTAAAAAAGAAAATGCATGGAGCCATATCGCCGGATATACAATCGTTATAGATGTCACTGCCCGAGATATTCAAAGAAAAGATGTCCAAGCACAACATCCTTGGTTTAGATCAAAAAGTTTTGACTATTTCGCTCCGATGGGACCATGGATCGTTACCGCTGATGAAATTCAACCCCCAATTGAACTTGATATAAAACTTTGGGTTAACGATGAACTCAGACAAAACTCAAACACGAAAAATATGATTTTTGATATTCCAACCATAATTGAATCCATAAGCAAATACATGACCCTCTATCCAGGTGATGTAATCTCAACTGGAACGCCTGAAGGAGTCGGGCCTATTAAGCCAGGTGATAAGATAATAGCGCAAATCCAAAAAATTGGGGAACTTGTAAATTATGTTGAAGCAGACATAGAATAA
- a CDS encoding aminotransferase class V-fold PLP-dependent enzyme, with amino-acid sequence MRRKEFLKSMALLTFSQFLPDLKFKASYSSVENFIEQISNLEPKNSNFWKLVRDQFPIPKDYVYLNTGGLGSSPYVVSQKVKEEMDNLDKYPTPNHDLQRWWKVKEKCANLLNCEKEEIALVSCATEAINIIVNGLPLRKGDEVILTTHEHVAGNLPLLNRAKRDGIILKTFEPDLKNWAGNVERIEKLITKKTKLIFVSHITCTTGQRLPEKEICKLAKDKGLWVFLDGAQVPGMMPVDVKEYDCDFYTTSGHKWLLGPKRTGILYVKKKNLDLIQPITVGGYSDDGYSIEKNELKFQPSSQRFEYGTQNPALFFGLETAIDFLNAIGIENVWMHNRALAETFYQELLKIPNVDVLSPVDENFRTAMISFKMKNLSYDKVVSYLMEKRIRVRPVTEGNLMAVRVSFHVYNNEMDVAKILNEIKNLAQL; translated from the coding sequence ATGCGGAGAAAAGAGTTTTTAAAATCAATGGCTTTATTAACTTTCTCTCAATTTTTACCTGACTTAAAGTTCAAGGCAAGTTACTCCAGCGTTGAAAACTTCATAGAACAAATCTCAAATCTTGAACCTAAAAACTCAAATTTCTGGAAGTTAGTTCGTGATCAATTTCCGATACCTAAAGATTATGTTTATTTAAACACGGGAGGACTTGGCTCGTCTCCGTATGTTGTTAGTCAGAAAGTTAAAGAGGAGATGGATAACCTTGACAAATACCCAACACCAAATCATGATCTACAAAGATGGTGGAAGGTTAAAGAAAAATGTGCAAATCTTTTAAATTGTGAAAAAGAAGAGATTGCTCTTGTTAGCTGTGCAACGGAGGCAATAAATATAATCGTGAATGGACTCCCTTTGAGAAAAGGTGATGAGGTCATACTTACAACCCATGAGCATGTCGCCGGAAATTTACCTTTGTTAAACCGAGCTAAAAGAGATGGAATTATACTTAAAACATTTGAACCTGATTTGAAAAATTGGGCTGGAAATGTAGAAAGAATTGAAAAACTAATAACGAAAAAAACAAAACTAATTTTTGTAAGCCATATAACTTGCACCACAGGTCAACGACTACCAGAAAAGGAAATTTGCAAACTTGCTAAGGATAAAGGATTGTGGGTTTTTCTGGATGGTGCTCAAGTTCCCGGAATGATGCCTGTAGATGTTAAGGAATATGATTGTGATTTTTACACAACAAGCGGGCATAAGTGGCTCCTTGGTCCAAAGAGAACTGGAATCCTTTATGTTAAGAAGAAAAATCTTGACCTCATTCAACCTATAACTGTTGGTGGATATTCAGATGATGGATATAGCATTGAAAAGAACGAACTCAAGTTCCAACCATCTTCTCAAAGATTTGAGTATGGAACTCAAAACCCAGCTCTATTTTTTGGGCTTGAAACAGCAATTGATTTTTTGAATGCCATCGGAATTGAAAATGTTTGGATGCACAATAGGGCGCTTGCCGAAACCTTCTACCAAGAACTTTTGAAAATTCCAAATGTTGATGTTCTATCGCCAGTTGATGAAAACTTCAGAACCGCTATGATAAGTTTTAAAATGAAAAATTTAAGTTATGACAAAGTTGTTTCATATCTCATGGAGAAAAGAATAAGAGTTAGGCCCGTCACAGAGGGCAATCTAATGGCTGTGAGGGTTTCTTTCCATGTTTATAATAACGAGATGGATGTTGCGAAAATTTTGAATGAAATCAAGAACCTCGCTCAGTTGTGA
- a CDS encoding DUF4835 family protein — MTKKLFCFILLLFLLFYSSSAQEIECKVTVNFEQLPPQNKSDLSDFAEKIERYINTYKWTNVDLGGQKIQCTMNIFFTSASGNNYQAQIFIGSQRQIYDSDKSTAVLRILDDKVDFYYDKNQPMYHDEFRFDPLLSLIDFYMYIIIGYDFDTYEPFGGTEFFEKAFRICTNAQSSRYSRGWQKVTSGFSRFNLIDELLDSKYADFRKAMYDYHYNGLDLLQKRPADALATIDSVIDVMINIKKNVNPTSTLVKLFFDAKYLELAEIFKTAKNKESIYKKLIIADPSHQSTYLEYMKN; from the coding sequence ATGACGAAGAAGCTTTTCTGCTTTATCCTTTTACTTTTCCTACTTTTTTACTCTTCATCGGCACAGGAAATTGAATGTAAAGTCACTGTTAATTTTGAACAATTACCGCCCCAAAATAAATCTGATTTATCTGACTTCGCTGAAAAAATTGAGCGATACATTAACACTTATAAATGGACAAATGTTGATCTCGGGGGTCAAAAAATTCAATGCACTATGAATATCTTTTTCACATCAGCGAGCGGAAATAATTATCAAGCACAAATTTTTATAGGTTCACAGAGGCAAATTTATGATTCGGATAAAAGCACGGCTGTTTTGAGAATACTTGATGATAAAGTTGATTTTTACTACGACAAAAACCAGCCGATGTATCACGATGAATTTCGTTTTGATCCACTTTTAAGCTTAATTGATTTCTACATGTATATTATCATCGGTTATGATTTTGACACTTATGAACCTTTCGGTGGGACGGAATTTTTTGAAAAGGCATTTAGAATTTGCACAAACGCTCAATCTTCGCGGTATTCAAGAGGTTGGCAAAAAGTTACATCTGGATTTAGTAGATTTAATCTCATAGACGAACTGCTTGATTCAAAATACGCTGATTTCAGGAAAGCAATGTATGATTACCATTACAATGGGCTTGATCTTCTCCAGAAACGCCCTGCGGATGCTCTTGCAACGATTGATTCTGTGATTGATGTAATGATAAACATAAAGAAAAATGTTAACCCAACTTCAACTCTTGTGAAACTTTTCTTTGATGCAAAGTATTTGGAGCTTGCGGAAATTTTTAAAACCGCAAAAAATAAAGAATCTATCTACAAAAAATTAATCATCGCTGATCCATCACATCAATCAACTTATCTTGAATATATGAAAAACTGA
- a CDS encoding tetratricopeptide repeat protein: MRYFSRVIALLIISFALLFSQSSEKLKQLIAEGDEYSEKKFDNYKALEKYLEAYKIDPKNYDVLWKLSKVYVDIGEHLPARTKEEKQKQLEMYEKAKEYADLAIQVNPNGSMGYTRRAIALGRIALFKGVWESIDIVKKIKEDAEKAIQLDPNNSAAYYILGRTHAKLCEKPKLFRAPLGLGWANYDDAIKNFEKAISLRPTFIMFRLDAAKAYIEVKNYKKAKEHLMKIQELPTEDEDDPQFRKEAKELLEKIKDKAS; the protein is encoded by the coding sequence ATGAGATATTTCTCACGAGTCATAGCTTTATTAATTATCTCATTTGCTCTCCTGTTTTCTCAATCAAGTGAAAAACTAAAACAACTTATCGCCGAAGGTGATGAATATTCCGAGAAGAAATTTGACAATTACAAAGCATTAGAGAAATATCTTGAAGCATATAAAATTGACCCCAAAAACTATGATGTCCTTTGGAAGTTAAGCAAAGTTTATGTTGATATTGGTGAGCATCTTCCAGCGAGAACAAAAGAAGAGAAACAAAAACAACTTGAAATGTATGAAAAAGCAAAGGAGTACGCTGATCTTGCAATTCAAGTAAATCCTAACGGCTCAATGGGCTACACACGAAGAGCTATTGCCTTAGGTAGAATTGCGCTCTTCAAAGGTGTTTGGGAATCAATTGATATCGTAAAAAAAATTAAAGAAGATGCTGAAAAGGCGATCCAACTTGATCCAAATAACAGCGCTGCTTATTATATCCTTGGGAGAACTCATGCAAAGCTATGTGAAAAACCAAAACTATTCCGCGCACCACTTGGTCTCGGATGGGCAAATTATGACGACGCAATAAAAAACTTTGAGAAGGCAATAAGCCTAAGACCAACCTTTATCATGTTCCGACTTGACGCTGCAAAAGCTTACATTGAAGTTAAAAATTACAAAAAAGCAAAAGAACATTTAATGAAAATCCAAGAATTACCAACGGAAGATGAAGATGACCCCCAATTTAGGAAGGAGGCAAAAGAGCTTCTGGAAAAGATAAAAGATAAAGCATCATGA
- a CDS encoding bifunctional nuclease family protein: MKKIQVDIVGLSATPTGPSSYALILKEVGGDRRLPIIIGSFEAQAIALEMEGIKPPRPLTHDLIKNILDGIGAVILEVVVTDLKDGTFYAKIYIELNGMTYEIDSRPSDAIAVALRCGAPIYVNEEVMDEASFAPEESQVDESEEEESPFPDEDIPQPPTPKRTPKPTSKEERIAELQKQLEEAIKKEDYEKAAQIRDEIRRLKMGD, translated from the coding sequence GTGAAAAAAATTCAAGTAGACATAGTTGGATTATCTGCAACGCCCACAGGGCCAAGCTCTTATGCTTTGATTTTGAAAGAGGTTGGTGGTGATAGACGACTTCCTATAATCATTGGCTCATTTGAAGCGCAAGCAATCGCTCTTGAAATGGAAGGAATAAAACCACCGCGTCCTTTGACGCACGATCTGATAAAAAACATACTTGATGGAATTGGAGCTGTAATACTTGAGGTCGTGGTAACAGATTTAAAAGATGGGACATTTTACGCAAAGATCTATATTGAATTAAATGGTATGACATATGAAATTGATTCAAGGCCAAGCGATGCAATTGCCGTTGCGCTAAGGTGTGGGGCACCGATTTATGTAAATGAAGAAGTTATGGACGAAGCAAGCTTCGCTCCAGAGGAATCACAGGTTGACGAATCCGAGGAAGAAGAATCTCCATTCCCTGACGAAGATATTCCTCAACCCCCAACGCCAAAACGAACTCCAAAGCCAACTTCAAAAGAAGAAAGAATCGCTGAGCTACAAAAACAACTTGAAGAAGCAATAAAGAAAGAAGATTACGAAAAAGCTGCCCAAATTCGGGATGAAATCCGTAGATTGAAAATGGGCGATTGA
- a CDS encoding electron transfer flavoprotein subunit alpha/FixB family protein, with amino-acid sequence MAKRVLTFAEQREGKFKKSAFEAVRTGKRVADELSAEFYTLVIGDENVEKIAPELGDYGAEKVLIVQDSRLGQYSLTAYAKVIAEVMQKVEADYLFMSATAMGKEVAPRVAGKINAGFAVDCTDLKVENGEVIATRPVYAGKAFIKVKINSDKKIFTLRPNVFPVGEKDGKVASLEKIEINLNDDDFKVVAFETIAATQGKIDVTEADIIVAGGRGLKAPENFKLIEELADVLGAAVGASRAVVDAGWRPHDEQVGQTGKTVSPKLYIAVGISGAIQHLAGMSSSKVIVAINKDKDAPIFQVADYGIVGDLFEVVPALIKELKKVLGK; translated from the coding sequence ATGGCGAAAAGAGTTTTAACATTTGCTGAACAAAGGGAAGGAAAATTTAAAAAGTCCGCCTTTGAGGCAGTAAGAACTGGTAAAAGAGTTGCAGATGAATTATCAGCTGAATTTTATACACTTGTAATTGGGGACGAAAATGTTGAAAAAATAGCACCTGAACTTGGGGATTATGGCGCTGAAAAAGTTTTAATTGTTCAAGATTCAAGACTTGGTCAGTATTCTTTAACTGCATATGCTAAAGTTATAGCAGAAGTGATGCAAAAGGTTGAAGCTGATTATCTTTTCATGTCCGCAACAGCTATGGGTAAGGAGGTTGCTCCGAGAGTAGCTGGGAAAATTAACGCTGGATTTGCTGTTGACTGTACCGATTTGAAAGTTGAAAATGGTGAAGTAATCGCAACAAGACCTGTTTATGCTGGTAAAGCTTTTATAAAAGTAAAAATTAACTCTGATAAAAAAATTTTCACTTTAAGACCTAATGTCTTTCCAGTTGGCGAAAAGGATGGTAAAGTTGCAAGCCTTGAGAAAATTGAAATAAATTTAAATGACGATGATTTTAAAGTCGTTGCGTTTGAAACGATAGCAGCAACTCAAGGAAAAATTGATGTCACAGAAGCTGATATAATTGTTGCTGGTGGAAGAGGTTTAAAAGCACCAGAGAACTTTAAACTTATTGAAGAACTTGCTGATGTCCTCGGTGCAGCGGTTGGTGCTTCAAGAGCAGTAGTAGATGCGGGATGGCGTCCACATGACGAACAGGTTGGTCAAACAGGTAAAACAGTTTCACCTAAACTTTACATTGCAGTTGGAATATCAGGAGCGATTCAGCATCTTGCTGGAATGTCTTCATCAAAAGTAATAGTTGCAATAAATAAAGATAAAGACGCGCCGATATTTCAAGTTGCAGATTACGGAATAGTAGGAGATTTGTTTGAGGTTGTTCCCGCTCTGATTAAAGAACTGAAAAAAGTTCTTGGAAAGTAA